The following are from one region of the Achromobacter xylosoxidans genome:
- the ampH gene encoding D-alanyl-D-alanine-carboxypeptidase/endopeptidase AmpH translates to MLTSRILPRITSLALSAACALGASQVRAADLALQDAVSMAGMQLYLNSGAPGLIIAAVRGDEVVIQGYGETAPGNGVEPDGRSIFRIASVSKVFAGDVLAALAAKDKLKLTDPLANYAPENAKVQANGRPLTLLDLATHSAGLPRELPNPDAKPSDNPFAAFDRAYYWKWVGSHQPAYVPGTTTLYSNLGFGLLGDALAKAGGADYSTVLADEVLKPAGMTDTTNALSDAQKKRLMTGLDPFDKPDPNAPVPDVMYASAGIYSTADDMARWMRWHLDGAKQSKQASLLAHTMWLPYDGLKSVVGTEVTDADGMGLGWVVTLPRNGTPLLLGKSGGLGGFMSYAVLSPNRGLGVFVVASRVNFAMFNNIHSQVRELAAELAR, encoded by the coding sequence ATGCTGACATCCCGCATCCTGCCGCGCATCACTTCCCTAGCCTTGAGCGCCGCCTGCGCACTGGGCGCCAGCCAGGTCCGCGCGGCCGACCTGGCGCTGCAGGATGCCGTCTCCATGGCCGGCATGCAGCTGTACCTGAACTCGGGCGCGCCGGGACTGATCATCGCGGCGGTGCGCGGCGACGAGGTCGTGATTCAGGGCTATGGCGAAACCGCGCCAGGCAACGGCGTCGAACCCGACGGCCGCTCCATTTTCAGGATCGCTTCGGTATCCAAGGTGTTCGCCGGTGACGTATTGGCGGCGCTGGCGGCCAAGGACAAGCTGAAGCTGACGGATCCCCTGGCCAACTATGCGCCGGAAAACGCCAAGGTCCAAGCCAACGGCCGTCCGCTGACCCTGCTGGACCTGGCCACGCATTCGGCCGGCCTGCCGCGTGAATTGCCCAACCCCGACGCCAAGCCCTCCGACAATCCGTTCGCCGCGTTCGACCGCGCCTATTACTGGAAGTGGGTCGGCAGCCACCAGCCGGCCTACGTGCCCGGCACCACCACGCTGTATTCCAACCTGGGCTTCGGCCTGCTGGGCGATGCGCTGGCCAAGGCCGGCGGCGCGGACTATTCGACCGTGCTGGCCGACGAAGTCCTGAAACCCGCCGGCATGACCGACACCACCAATGCGCTGAGCGACGCGCAGAAAAAGCGCCTGATGACCGGCCTGGATCCCTTCGACAAGCCCGATCCCAATGCCCCTGTGCCTGACGTGATGTACGCCAGCGCCGGCATCTACTCCACCGCCGACGACATGGCGCGCTGGATGCGCTGGCACCTGGACGGCGCCAAACAATCGAAGCAGGCGTCGTTGCTGGCGCACACGATGTGGCTGCCCTATGACGGACTGAAGTCCGTCGTAGGCACGGAAGTCACCGATGCCGACGGCATGGGCCTGGGCTGGGTGGTGACCCTGCCGCGCAACGGCACGCCCTTGCTGCTGGGCAAGAGCGGCGGCCTGGGCGGCTTCATGTCCTACGCCGTGCTGTCGCCCAACCGCGGGCTGGGCGTGTTCGTCGTCGCCAGCCGCGTGAACTTCGCCATGTTCAACAACATCCATTCCCAGGTGCGTGAACTGGCGGCCGAGTTGGCGCGGTGA
- a CDS encoding serine hydrolase — MNRKHTLVTGVILLALGGGTAVWSQPVPIANAPNPPADAVAIPPGSKERAVQELPQIVADIMRRSQVPGMAVAVVIDGKTVLAQGYGTREAGKQAPVDAQTVFQIASISKSLSATVAAIEVSKGRASWDDPVSRYLPDFRLSNAYVSERATIGDFFAHRSGLPGTAGDDLEDLGFSRRDVIARLRLLPLDAFRTSYHYANFSTTIGAEAVAKAAGSPWEQLADDQLFKPLGMKSTSYRYGDFEARGNRAVLHAYQHGRFVPAGQRNADQQAPAGGVSSTVIDLAEWLKLLLADGQYQGKALIAPGALLPALSPQAFSARAHDLDSRSGFYGYGFNVNTELGGRPSMGHSGAFLMGTGTTFRIVPSAGIGIVVLTNGAPVGAAESVAASFTDTALYGKPTRDWFAAYNGAMKAFFEPQADLSGQADPAKPAASKALSQYTGRFDNPYYGPAEIQEANGALTLVLGPKGMRIPLRHWDGDTYAFAPVGEAELVASLASIVFRMDQGRAQGFDIKFYDDSGQGRWVRK; from the coding sequence ATGAACCGCAAACACACGCTCGTCACCGGAGTTATCCTTCTTGCGCTGGGCGGCGGCACGGCCGTCTGGTCGCAACCCGTGCCCATCGCCAACGCGCCGAATCCGCCCGCGGACGCCGTCGCCATCCCGCCTGGCAGCAAGGAGCGCGCCGTGCAGGAACTGCCGCAAATCGTCGCGGACATCATGCGGCGCAGCCAGGTGCCGGGCATGGCCGTGGCAGTGGTCATCGACGGCAAGACCGTGCTGGCGCAGGGATACGGCACGCGCGAGGCCGGCAAGCAGGCGCCGGTGGATGCGCAGACCGTGTTCCAGATCGCATCGATCTCCAAGTCGCTGTCGGCGACAGTGGCGGCGATTGAAGTATCCAAGGGCCGCGCCTCCTGGGACGATCCGGTCTCGCGCTATCTGCCGGACTTCAGGCTGAGCAACGCCTATGTGTCCGAGCGCGCCACGATCGGCGATTTCTTCGCGCACCGTTCCGGCCTGCCGGGCACGGCGGGCGACGATCTCGAAGACCTGGGCTTCAGCCGCCGCGACGTGATCGCCCGCCTGCGCCTGCTGCCGCTGGACGCCTTCCGCACGTCCTACCACTATGCCAACTTCAGCACCACCATCGGCGCCGAAGCGGTGGCCAAGGCCGCCGGAAGTCCCTGGGAGCAACTGGCCGACGACCAGCTTTTCAAGCCCTTGGGCATGAAGTCGACCAGCTACCGCTACGGCGACTTCGAGGCGCGCGGCAATCGCGCCGTGCTGCACGCCTACCAGCACGGCCGCTTCGTGCCCGCGGGCCAGCGCAACGCCGATCAGCAGGCACCCGCGGGCGGCGTGTCCTCCACCGTCATCGACCTGGCGGAATGGCTGAAGCTGCTGCTCGCGGACGGGCAATATCAAGGCAAGGCCTTGATCGCCCCCGGCGCGCTGTTGCCCGCGCTCTCCCCCCAGGCATTCAGCGCCCGCGCGCATGACCTGGACTCGCGCTCCGGCTTCTACGGCTATGGCTTCAATGTCAACACGGAACTGGGCGGACGCCCTTCAATGGGGCATTCCGGCGCCTTCCTGATGGGAACGGGAACGACCTTCCGCATCGTCCCTTCGGCCGGCATCGGCATCGTGGTGCTGACCAATGGCGCGCCGGTGGGCGCGGCCGAATCCGTCGCGGCATCGTTCACCGACACCGCCTTGTACGGCAAGCCCACGCGCGACTGGTTCGCGGCCTACAACGGCGCGATGAAGGCGTTCTTCGAACCCCAGGCCGATCTGTCCGGACAGGCCGATCCCGCCAAGCCCGCAGCTTCGAAAGCGCTGTCGCAATACACCGGCAGGTTCGACAACCCCTACTACGGCCCCGCCGAGATCCAGGAGGCCAACGGCGCCCTGACCCTGGTGCTGGGACCCAAGGGCATGCGCATCCCCTTGCGGCACTGGGACGGCGACACCTACGCTTTCGCGCCCGTGGGCGAAGCCGAACTGGTTGCCTCGCTGGCGTCCATCGTCTTCAGGATGGACCAGGGACGGGCCCAGGGCTTCGACATCAAGTTCTACGACGACAGCGGCCAGGGCCGCTGGGTTCGCAAGTAG
- a CDS encoding autotransporter outer membrane beta-barrel domain-containing protein, whose amino-acid sequence MISPQDTSKPVRHGLRLTWLALLLQTGIATVYVFGRPAWAQTAPLSYELRGADGTCCSSGDHPDNGHDGQWGQRDFVQTDSNQRISANAPGQTGILIDVSGGKGGNGRDADPNHWGGNGGGGRIIDYTLAASTVNAAGRGIDLYSAGGNGGLWGNADGPNGGYGIGGDGHQARATLNNANVVGAGFGVAVQSWGGSGTDSAIAKGFSGAYTSGHGGNGGAASVILQGTTSVTARGPGPADVSAAVGLISSGGNGGAAEHTGDFGGHSDSGRGGDASSVVFTASAGSSVTGLGDGVYGVIARSIGGNASTANGTDTKAAAGGNAGSVTIANGGTIKANGNRGIGVYVLTQGGNGGNGGHGSWAEGHNGGAGGSPGAVTITNTGKITTGTAGTVGAKGIVASVLGGEGGPAGASGAFGQGGNGGAGALAGQAITITNAGAISTHGNDAAAVIANSAGGGGGLASSSNGIIAVGGGHGGTGGSGGGIAMANSGGIDTSGDNSAAVLLQSIGGGGGVGGDANSTGVIASVAIGGTGGAAGNGGLIQFSSQGRIQTRAGNASGVILQSIGGGGGSGGSANAVGVGVGLNVTVATGGKGGSGGSGGTVLFTQARQGTITTAGAHSNGVLAQNIGGGGGSGGLANSRVVTIAPQVGDNPSGAVTVAVSNGGAGQGGGDGGTARVTNEGGIRTSGAQGNGVVAQSIGGGGGNGGGVLAPVKTPVIGNTRIDLQLSVRHGGQGGQGGSGGRAQVGNAATGVIATAGAGAAGIVAQSIGGGGGNGGIVQMHDAASFNDILGAPGSLAGLLEKAADWLEKGPELAFKKAVSLSVGVTTGGSGGAGNAASAFDVRNDGAIATAGDQAPGILAQSIGGGGGNGGAIDSAGASTLLSSIDALINAAASGAQDLYTVALPQTSITHQTGGNGGAAGVGGGSASDPAIVTNTGTIATQGNGSAGIIAQSIGGGGGRSAASGQDLQAVVSAGAGSQAPEIIDKITGIVGILGTKGGSLLGSLINVRNGGMDGASGAGGAVTVDASAATSRIGTQGHQAPGILAQSVGGGGGISVVDQPLFLWSQTAATVALGGDPGEGVSTSTGGAVGVVHGGVLSTDAGGSAGIVAQSVGGGGGVSMLALRKASLAAIQQQATLAVVLGGEYPSNTNGFNLVQVSGGAVSVANNTGRVATQGWWAPGIMAQSVGGGGGMAAASSSASLGGVDIQLGSTAKTGMGAFLGNATGAGGNVNVTNTGGSIATSGALSFGILAQSIGGGGGLVTLDDGAGPAAYAVNIAFGASSPMQGPGGAVSVTQDVGGRIVTAGVNSHGVVAQSIGGGGGIAGLATQPGLVTLKPVSSPAQGGDGNAVNLSIAGLIATSGKGAAGILAQSVGGGGGLAGDQSSAQYTTGLIQNAGLTGGKGNGGAVNVAIGTGGTVQTSGANAPAILAMSVGGGGVFKDGNLYQYSTPGNELAYGGPVSVDIGHAAQVVATGANSPAVVAISNGAYGGGRAISINLGQNALVSASGASGTGILAITPLASTTITNAGVIQARTAMDVAGAAVVNNNGIVAGDVLLGGGSIFHNNTGGTLYSGARFQGDLDSAGILNPGGPGVYTTTRITGALNHTGTYRPDLNFGGHDSDFISVAGASTFAGTVKPVLRNPVKNVWLGIGHFDAAQTSVPATASDSPLFSYALKNNGAGGLRDPLISVDANFTPAAFPLTADRARIANSLQALWNQGKASDASTFDKFTGVQSADQYRDALNRIAHDGQFARAANQMHASYASMNRMMSCPAFVGESTILREGDCVWTRLDTNWTERKSTSDDEGYRVRQSTLTLGAQREIATNWFLGGSLNYAYGKTTSAADFSGNSDTYAGGLALKYNNAPWQVSLAVHGGVEKSRMSRGTLDGTAKSKPESSFLAARLRTAYEFSQPSWYLRPYVDLDVNHIRQEGYSEQGAGALNLKVRGNDTTSFMASPMVELGGRKDLASGATLRSYVAGGMSFLSGGDVVTTMQLSGAGATPFTLRSGMPRTYGNLAAGLEYVTPKGVELKTEYALRGNGEYSDQSLTLRAAYRF is encoded by the coding sequence ATGATCTCCCCGCAAGATACTTCCAAGCCAGTCCGCCACGGCTTGCGGCTTACCTGGCTGGCCCTGCTGCTGCAGACGGGGATTGCCACCGTTTACGTATTCGGACGCCCGGCCTGGGCGCAGACGGCACCGTTGTCCTATGAACTGCGCGGCGCCGACGGCACCTGCTGTTCCAGCGGCGACCACCCCGACAACGGCCATGACGGCCAGTGGGGGCAGCGCGACTTCGTGCAGACGGACAGCAATCAGCGCATCAGCGCCAATGCACCCGGCCAGACCGGCATCCTGATCGACGTCAGCGGCGGCAAGGGCGGCAACGGCAGGGACGCGGACCCCAACCATTGGGGCGGTAATGGCGGCGGCGGGCGGATCATCGACTACACCTTGGCAGCCAGCACGGTCAATGCCGCCGGCCGCGGGATCGATCTGTATTCCGCGGGGGGCAATGGCGGCCTGTGGGGCAACGCTGACGGACCCAATGGCGGCTACGGGATAGGCGGCGACGGACACCAGGCGCGAGCCACGTTGAACAACGCCAACGTGGTCGGCGCCGGTTTCGGTGTCGCCGTCCAATCCTGGGGAGGATCGGGGACTGACAGCGCCATCGCAAAGGGCTTCAGCGGCGCGTACACGTCCGGCCACGGCGGCAATGGCGGCGCCGCGTCCGTGATCCTGCAGGGCACGACATCGGTGACCGCGCGCGGGCCGGGGCCGGCCGACGTCAGCGCGGCGGTGGGCCTGATATCGTCGGGCGGCAACGGCGGCGCCGCCGAACACACGGGCGACTTTGGCGGACATAGCGATTCAGGCCGCGGCGGGGATGCTTCCAGCGTCGTCTTTACCGCGTCGGCAGGATCTTCCGTCACCGGGCTGGGCGACGGCGTGTATGGCGTGATCGCCCGCTCCATCGGCGGGAATGCGTCGACCGCCAACGGCACCGACACCAAAGCCGCCGCAGGCGGCAACGCGGGCTCGGTCACCATTGCCAACGGCGGGACCATCAAGGCCAACGGCAATCGCGGCATTGGCGTCTACGTGCTGACCCAGGGCGGCAACGGCGGCAATGGCGGCCATGGCTCGTGGGCCGAGGGACACAATGGCGGCGCGGGCGGATCGCCCGGCGCGGTCACGATCACCAATACCGGCAAGATCACGACCGGAACCGCCGGCACCGTCGGCGCAAAGGGCATCGTGGCCAGCGTGCTGGGCGGGGAAGGCGGTCCGGCCGGCGCCAGCGGCGCGTTCGGACAAGGCGGCAACGGTGGCGCGGGCGCGCTTGCGGGCCAGGCGATCACCATCACGAACGCAGGCGCCATCAGCACCCACGGCAACGACGCCGCCGCCGTGATCGCTAACAGCGCGGGCGGCGGCGGCGGGCTGGCCTCGTCCAGCAACGGCATCATCGCCGTGGGCGGCGGGCATGGCGGCACGGGCGGTTCGGGCGGCGGCATCGCCATGGCCAACAGCGGCGGCATCGATACCTCGGGCGACAACAGCGCCGCGGTGCTGCTGCAAAGCATAGGCGGCGGTGGCGGCGTGGGCGGCGACGCCAACAGCACCGGCGTGATCGCGTCGGTCGCCATCGGCGGCACGGGCGGCGCGGCGGGCAACGGCGGCCTGATCCAATTTTCCTCGCAAGGCAGGATCCAGACCCGGGCCGGTAACGCATCCGGCGTGATACTCCAGAGCATAGGCGGCGGAGGCGGCAGCGGCGGATCGGCCAATGCGGTCGGCGTGGGCGTGGGGCTGAACGTGACGGTGGCTACCGGGGGCAAGGGCGGCAGCGGCGGCTCCGGCGGCACTGTGTTATTCACGCAGGCCCGCCAGGGCACGATCACGACCGCGGGCGCGCACAGCAATGGCGTGTTGGCGCAAAACATAGGCGGCGGGGGCGGCAGCGGCGGACTGGCGAATTCCCGCGTCGTCACGATCGCGCCGCAAGTGGGCGACAACCCGAGCGGCGCCGTCACGGTCGCGGTGTCCAACGGCGGCGCGGGACAAGGAGGCGGCGATGGCGGCACGGCGCGGGTCACGAATGAAGGCGGCATCCGCACCTCGGGCGCGCAAGGCAACGGCGTGGTGGCGCAGAGCATTGGCGGCGGCGGAGGCAATGGCGGCGGAGTCCTGGCGCCAGTCAAGACGCCGGTCATAGGCAACACGCGAATCGATCTGCAACTGTCCGTGCGGCATGGCGGACAGGGTGGGCAAGGCGGCAGCGGCGGCCGTGCGCAGGTCGGCAATGCGGCGACTGGCGTCATCGCAACGGCGGGGGCGGGGGCGGCAGGGATCGTCGCGCAAAGCATAGGCGGCGGCGGGGGGAATGGGGGCATCGTCCAGATGCACGACGCCGCCAGTTTCAATGACATCCTGGGCGCGCCGGGCAGCCTGGCCGGCCTGTTGGAGAAGGCGGCGGACTGGCTGGAGAAGGGGCCGGAACTGGCCTTCAAAAAGGCCGTCAGCCTGTCCGTCGGGGTCACGACCGGCGGCAGCGGTGGCGCGGGGAACGCCGCAAGCGCATTCGACGTGCGCAACGACGGCGCCATCGCGACGGCGGGAGACCAAGCGCCGGGCATCCTGGCGCAGAGTATCGGCGGCGGTGGCGGCAATGGCGGGGCGATAGATTCGGCCGGGGCATCCACCCTGCTGTCCAGCATCGATGCGCTGATCAATGCCGCCGCGTCCGGCGCGCAGGACCTCTACACGGTGGCGCTGCCTCAGACCAGCATCACCCACCAGACCGGCGGCAACGGCGGCGCGGCAGGCGTGGGCGGAGGGAGCGCGTCCGATCCGGCCATCGTCACCAACACGGGAACGATCGCCACGCAAGGCAACGGTTCGGCAGGCATCATTGCCCAGAGCATAGGCGGTGGCGGGGGCAGAAGCGCGGCCAGCGGCCAGGACCTGCAGGCGGTGGTCTCGGCCGGCGCCGGCAGCCAGGCGCCCGAGATCATCGACAAGATCACCGGCATCGTCGGCATTCTGGGAACCAAGGGCGGATCGCTGCTGGGTTCCCTGATCAATGTGCGCAACGGCGGCATGGACGGGGCCAGCGGCGCGGGCGGCGCAGTGACGGTGGACGCCAGCGCCGCCACCAGCCGGATCGGCACGCAGGGCCATCAGGCGCCTGGCATCCTGGCCCAGAGCGTGGGCGGGGGCGGCGGCATATCGGTGGTCGATCAGCCCTTGTTCCTGTGGAGCCAGACCGCCGCGACCGTCGCGCTGGGCGGCGACCCCGGGGAGGGCGTGTCGACCAGCACGGGCGGGGCGGTTGGCGTCGTTCATGGCGGCGTTCTCTCGACGGACGCGGGCGGCTCCGCCGGTATCGTGGCGCAAAGCGTGGGCGGCGGGGGCGGCGTCAGCATGCTCGCCCTGCGCAAGGCCAGCCTTGCCGCCATCCAGCAGCAGGCTACCTTGGCGGTCGTCCTGGGCGGCGAGTATCCGTCCAATACCAACGGATTCAACCTGGTCCAGGTATCCGGCGGCGCGGTGAGCGTGGCCAACAATACCGGCCGCGTCGCCACGCAGGGCTGGTGGGCGCCGGGGATCATGGCGCAGAGCGTGGGCGGAGGCGGCGGCATGGCGGCGGCGTCGTCCAGCGCGTCCCTTGGCGGCGTCGATATCCAGTTGGGCAGCACCGCGAAAACCGGCATGGGGGCCTTCCTGGGCAACGCCACCGGCGCCGGGGGCAACGTCAACGTCACGAACACGGGCGGCAGCATCGCCACGAGCGGCGCGCTGTCCTTCGGCATATTGGCGCAGAGTATCGGCGGAGGCGGCGGGTTGGTCACGCTGGACGACGGCGCGGGGCCGGCTGCGTATGCCGTGAACATCGCGTTCGGCGCCAGTTCGCCGATGCAGGGACCGGGCGGCGCGGTCAGCGTGACGCAGGACGTGGGCGGACGCATCGTTACGGCCGGCGTCAATTCGCACGGCGTCGTCGCGCAAAGCATAGGCGGCGGGGGCGGCATCGCCGGCTTGGCAACGCAGCCCGGCCTGGTGACGCTGAAGCCCGTCTCGTCTCCCGCGCAAGGCGGAGACGGCAACGCCGTCAACCTGTCCATCGCGGGGCTGATCGCGACCTCGGGCAAGGGCGCCGCCGGGATACTGGCGCAGAGCGTGGGCGGCGGCGGGGGGCTGGCGGGCGACCAGTCATCCGCGCAATACACGACCGGCCTGATCCAGAACGCCGGCCTGACCGGCGGCAAGGGCAATGGCGGCGCGGTCAACGTGGCTATCGGCACGGGCGGCACCGTCCAGACCTCGGGCGCGAACGCGCCTGCGATCCTGGCGATGAGCGTGGGCGGGGGCGGCGTGTTCAAGGACGGCAACCTCTACCAGTACAGCACTCCCGGCAACGAACTGGCCTATGGCGGGCCGGTAAGCGTGGACATCGGCCATGCGGCGCAGGTGGTCGCCACCGGCGCCAATTCGCCGGCCGTGGTTGCCATCAGCAATGGCGCCTATGGCGGAGGCCGGGCCATCTCGATCAACCTGGGCCAGAACGCCCTGGTCAGCGCCAGCGGCGCATCCGGCACGGGCATCCTGGCGATCACGCCACTTGCCAGCACCACCATCACCAACGCCGGCGTCATCCAGGCCAGGACGGCCATGGACGTGGCCGGCGCGGCCGTCGTCAACAACAATGGGATCGTGGCGGGCGACGTGCTCCTGGGCGGCGGCAGCATCTTTCACAACAACACCGGCGGCACTTTGTACAGCGGCGCCCGCTTCCAGGGCGACCTGGACAGCGCCGGCATCCTGAATCCGGGCGGACCGGGCGTGTACACGACCACGCGCATTACGGGCGCGCTGAACCATACGGGAACCTACCGGCCCGACTTGAATTTCGGCGGCCACGACAGCGACTTCATTTCGGTAGCGGGCGCTTCGACCTTCGCGGGCACCGTCAAGCCGGTGCTGCGCAATCCCGTGAAGAACGTATGGCTGGGGATAGGCCATTTCGACGCCGCGCAAACCAGCGTTCCCGCGACCGCAAGCGACAGCCCCCTGTTCAGCTACGCGCTGAAGAACAATGGCGCGGGCGGCCTGCGCGACCCGCTCATTTCCGTCGACGCCAACTTCACGCCTGCGGCGTTTCCGCTCACCGCGGATCGCGCGAGGATCGCGAATTCCCTGCAGGCGCTCTGGAACCAGGGGAAAGCAAGCGACGCCTCCACCTTCGACAAGTTCACGGGCGTTCAGAGCGCGGACCAGTACCGCGACGCCCTGAACCGCATCGCCCACGACGGCCAGTTCGCCCGCGCCGCCAACCAGATGCATGCCTCCTACGCGTCGATGAACCGGATGATGAGCTGCCCGGCGTTCGTCGGCGAAAGCACGATCCTGCGCGAAGGCGATTGCGTCTGGACCCGCCTGGACACGAACTGGACCGAACGCAAGTCCACCTCGGACGACGAGGGTTACCGCGTGCGCCAGAGCACGCTCACGCTGGGCGCGCAGCGCGAGATCGCCACCAATTGGTTCCTGGGCGGTTCGTTGAACTATGCCTACGGCAAGACCACGTCGGCCGCCGACTTCTCGGGCAATAGCGACACCTACGCGGGCGGCCTGGCCTTGAAGTACAACAATGCGCCGTGGCAGGTCTCGCTTGCCGTGCATGGCGGCGTGGAGAAGAGCAGGATGTCGCGCGGCACGCTGGACGGCACGGCCAAGAGCAAGCCGGAGTCGTCATTTCTGGCGGCCAGGCTGCGCACCGCCTACGAATTCAGCCAGCCGTCCTGGTACTTGCGGCCCTATGTGGATCTGGACGTGAACCACATCCGGCAGGAGGGCTACAGCGAACAGGGCGCGGGCGCCTTGAACCTGAAGGTGCGCGGCAACGACACGACCTCGTTCATGGCCTCGCCCATGGTGGAGCTGGGCGGGCGCAAGGACCTGGCCAGCGGCGCGACCTTGCGCTCGTACGTGGCCGGCGGGATGAGCTTTCTGAGCGGCGGCGACGTCGTGACCACCATGCAGCTCAGCGGCGCGGGCGCGACTCCCTTCACGCTGCGCTCCGGCATGCCCAGGACCTATGGCAACCTGGCGGCCGGCCTGGAATACGTCACGCCCAAGGGCGTGGAGCTGAAGACGGAATATGCCTTGCGCGGCAATGGGGAATACAGCGACCAGTCCCTGACCCTGCGCGCCGCCTACCGCTTCTGA
- a CDS encoding GAF domain-containing DNA-binding protein, with translation MKDAVQYQTHTPTLLEPDPSSDWLYHCAMSLLKLPADDAISEQLAYMGETSDVDRSWMIEYRPDMLRLRNTHEWCRGKTEPFVAELQDVPTTLIAWLHKFMVKGQAVAIHDVNDLPRTARAIQVEFQRQGNKSVLSVPVFHDKKLYGIIGFDTTVRHRTWSADEVRALYQCANLIGQAKYGNSRERGRTPRYDSATSVIYLSMRGVVRGVQPETIVGVRSAGNYSEIWLEDGSMVLDSRALGIWSTLLPEQTFFRVHRTAIANALHVMDVDRRSVDKWLIRMRAVDETWPVSRSYRKPLRERMGI, from the coding sequence GTGAAGGATGCAGTCCAGTACCAGACTCACACCCCCACCCTGCTCGAACCCGACCCCTCGTCGGACTGGCTCTACCACTGCGCGATGAGCCTGCTCAAGCTCCCCGCCGACGACGCGATCTCCGAACAGCTGGCCTACATGGGCGAGACCTCGGACGTGGACCGGTCCTGGATGATCGAGTACCGCCCGGACATGCTGCGCCTGCGCAATACCCATGAATGGTGCCGCGGAAAGACCGAGCCCTTCGTCGCCGAACTCCAGGACGTGCCGACCACGCTGATCGCCTGGCTGCACAAGTTCATGGTCAAAGGCCAGGCGGTCGCGATCCACGACGTCAACGACCTGCCCCGCACCGCCCGCGCCATCCAGGTCGAGTTCCAGCGCCAGGGCAACAAGAGCGTACTGAGCGTGCCGGTTTTCCACGACAAGAAGCTCTACGGCATCATCGGCTTCGACACCACCGTGCGGCACCGGACCTGGTCCGCCGACGAGGTCCGCGCCCTCTACCAATGCGCCAACCTGATCGGCCAGGCCAAGTACGGCAACAGCCGCGAACGCGGACGCACGCCACGCTACGACAGCGCCACGTCCGTGATCTATCTCAGCATGCGCGGCGTGGTCCGCGGCGTGCAGCCCGAAACCATCGTGGGCGTGCGCTCGGCGGGCAACTACAGCGAGATCTGGCTGGAAGACGGGTCGATGGTGCTGGACTCGCGCGCGCTCGGCATATGGTCGACCCTGCTGCCGGAACAGACCTTCTTCCGTGTACACCGCACCGCCATTGCAAACGCATTGCATGTCATGGACGTGGACCGCCGCAGCGTCGACAAGTGGTTGATCCGGATGCGCGCCGTGGACGAGACCTGGCCGGTGTCACGCTCATACCGCAAACCGCTGCGCGAACGCATGGGAATCTGA